The Doryrhamphus excisus isolate RoL2022-K1 chromosome 22, RoL_Dexc_1.0, whole genome shotgun sequence genome segment ccatagtttgctcACCTCTGCTTTACAGGGACCGTTGTGCTCCGTGTTTTCATGCTTTGTTTGGTGCTTTGTTCCGTGTCTTATCACCCAAAAGGGTCAAGCAGTTGTCACTTTGTTGTTTAGTGTCATCAACTAACGTGTCGTTCGTAGGAGGAGCTTTCTAGCCACACTTTCCCATGCCTTTATCTCATCCATGCTGGATGATAGCCTAGCATGCAACAATCAGTTGGGAGCTGCAGCTGCACTTTAACTGGTAAAGTATACGATTATTTTACTTTCATGGTGACACAAAAGTGCCTCTTTTTTTTGGTGGCAAAGTTGAAGAATGATGCATGCTGTCCTTGTATCCTGTGTAACCTCTTTATGTAACTAATCAATGTAATAAAATAGTCATTATTCTATTTAGCCTACGTTTATCATCGTGTCTGGGTTGGTTTTTAACAGGATTACGTTGAATCTGCTTAACTCGTTTTTGTGAGCAGAGGCAATGTGGGGATCGTGCGCATGTCAGTGGCTATCTCCGAAGGCATCCTGTCCAAGGTGGGACTGTGGGCCTTGGGAGTGGGGGGTGACTACGGCGAAAGGTCAGGACTAGGATTAACCCCCTGACATCATCAGAGCGTGGAATGCGGCGCCACCCAAAGCTCTGGGTAACTTGAACCACTTAAAAGGACACCATTGGCGTGCAGAGAACACAGTctgcattgtttacatttagCATTAGTATTTTAGCATGGGACTGGCTTATTTAGCACATTTGCTATTAATGAAAATTCTATTGTTTACTgactttttggctattttacttttactgtaaatatgtgaatTTGTATCCAAATTGAATGAACCATATTCATATTGTTGATGAATTGATATACATTCAGGCTTTCCTGTCATTCAACAGAAATGTCATAGTGGTGTAAATAGTGGCAAGAAAATGTCACCCTCTAATATAAAGTGTATAGTTAATGCAGTATGAGAGCAACtagtgttgcataaaggtacaTGCCTACTGATTTATATTTCGTCTTTTTTTCCAGTCCGTCTCGTTAGCTAACTAGATAATTGCACATAATCTACTCTACTTTAAATGAATTTCGGCTCCCTAATCACATCAAGCCGCCACGGCAGAGCGCAACAGTGCACGGCCTGTGCGTGCGCGCTCCAGTAGGAGTAGGCGCATACTCGTGCACGCTCGGCTAAAGGCGTCTTGATCAGTGGCGGCGGCAGGCAGTCAGTCACTTGTCACTAACCCGCTTGCTGGCCCCCTCCCTCGGCTAAAATGTCAAAGTTAGACCAGGTCCTTGTCCTCGATCCTCCCTCCGACCTCAGATTCAAAGGTAAGTCCACCGTAACGTGCCTAATGGGAGTAAAATGTCCGGTGGCTTGCAGTGGTGTGTTACCCGGCTGTTACTATGTTACTGACGTTGTcggcaagctagctagctaagctAGCAGGCATTCAGCGCCATTTTACCTTAGCAGAGGACCGGACGGGCCGCTGCATCCTCGCGCTTGCGTGACGTGGTCAGCCGGCTTTTGTGGTGCACAGTTGCCAGGCAGAGATCAGTCAAGTGGGTGTCGCTGGTCGTACGGTGTTGAAGTGAACGTATATACAGTCCGTTGCCCTGCTGGCAGTAGTCGTTGGCTTGCCTAAAGTTTAGAAATATTGAATGAAAACGGTGACTAAGGACTGTTATGAGAATGGCTTTAAACACTTTGCCATGTCAAGCTTTGACAGTGACAAACTTCACTGGTCAATGTTAACAGTCTCTTAGGAACTTCACGCCACTTGTTTCATCTACTTACAAGTTGCATGCCACAGTGGAGTTAAAGGAggtgaaatgaaaacaattgtTGAAAGGCATCGCTTTTAACATTCATCCCGCTATGCGACGCTAGCCTCCAGTGATGTGTCATTTAATCATTGGCTAACTCGCCAAGCTAGCTTAGCACAGCCAAAGTGGGCTCATGACGCCTGCTAGCAGGGTTGGCTTCCCTCAACTTGGCAGTAGGTGATGTTCAGGGTTCCTCTTGGAAAACTAGTGTGTAACATAGGTAGCTGTGATGAGCTTGGTTCAGGTCAAGGTGTCCAATGCCAGGAATGTTGGCTTTGGTTGGGTTCCAAGAATCACAGCTTGTAAGAGTGGTAAAGTGAAATGAATACAAACAAGTACAAGTAGTAGTAATATTTTCACTGAAAGTACCCACGCCTTTGGTTGTCTTCCCGTTGAAGAGCACTGAAAGGAGGTGCAAGTTGTTCCTAGTTGAGGCCTGGAGTGGACTTATCTTTCTGGATAGTTTTTGGCTTAAATGCTGAAAAAAGTTCTACCCACAGGAACTCGGCGCTCACACGAATCCGTTACGGCTGCCGGGAGAACTCCGTAAGATTGACatccctgttgtaggctcacactagCTCCGTGCGGTACAGCACTACAAAACAAATCCGTTTGGGGTCTAACTTTGTCACACTCTCTGGTCAAGCTGTAGTGTGAACTCGGGgtcacactgaatccgttgcgGCTGTGGTCCTGATCCAGTCCGACGACTGCAGCGAGCGTCCGCCCAAGCTGCGGAAACCGCGCTCGCAAGAGCAGATTATCGCTCCATAAGTAGCCTTGTATACAGGACGTTCTTGGAAGCAGGAGCAGATTTTAGTGGTGCCTTTTGACTTCATAAAATGAGAGTACAAAACCGGATGGtttgtcatgtttattattattattattattaagcgtTTAATTGcatcatattgttgttgttcttgaaGTGTACAATGTTCCTAGATATCATCCAAAAAATCACCGTAACTATTATCATTTTCTAGTATTGATATTTACTTGACCAGACGGTGTTCTGGCGTCTGTGGTGTTGGGAAAAAGTTAGACCCCCCAAAGGACTCTTTGGCTGTGGCTGCACCACATGAGCTAGTGTGGGtctacaacagggatttcaattTTGTGGAATGCTTCCGGCGGCCGCAATGGAGCTGCAGCAGATTGAGTGTCATCCAGGGGTAAATGTCAATCAGTCGGTGAACTTTCTGAAGGAGATGCATGGCTGTGGGGGTTCCTCTGAAAGCGAacaagctgattttttttatccGACAAAGAATCTGAATGGGAGTTTCTTTGCACCAAAAATAAGGATTTTTGGGGGGTGTTAAGTGTAGATGATGTCATTTAATTAGCATAATTGACCATGACATGCATTGATTGACGTTGTGGGAGACGGAAAGTGAGCAAAATGAACCTGGAAAAAAAGCCTTGCTAATTGAGTGATATGTGCTTTTATCTTGGTGTCCAACAAGACCAGAAAAAGTTGCATAGATTTGTTgcaagccacttcctgtttcccagagtgctttgctgtacagtttttgtgtttataaaaataaaaaaggctgGAAAGCAAATGTTTGGAGCTCACCTAGTAGTtgggttaatattctgcatcatacgttggtagtgtattgtctgttttcatCCACCTATTGTCTCAAACGGTAAAGCACACGTATTTATTGGTAACTGGCTAACTTCTCTACTGGGATGTCGGCTAGCAATCCCTAAAACATACGTACATTGGAGCCATCTGATTGATGCTATTTGGATGTTTTATACAATACGTCATAAagaaaagcactaaatgaatacagagccaccataCCGCTTGGTGGACATGTACCTTCCGGCCATTTACCAAAATGGTACCCCAAAGCACTCtggggaaacaggaagtacttccagcaacactacactacactatatAGTCATGTAGTGTAGTAATTGTACATGATTGTAGTAGTTATATTTGACTTGCATGTCCATCTTGCAAGACAATTCCTGCTGCCTGTCCTAACATTTCCCCAAATGTTGGCTTTCCAACCGTATTGGAGGGTTCCATTCCTTTGGTAATGCCATGCATGACACAGTTGGGGGTGGCGACAGCAGTGTGCCCGCCCCTCACGAgtcgcggcggcggcggcggaggaggcTGAACTTAGTTGCAtccgtgttttgttttgtaaacacACGACCTTTCACCTCAACTGGGTTTCAGATGCTGCTTTCAACTGTCGCTAATAGCGCCGTTTGACCGGTGATGATAGTTGTTATTTACTTCTGGGGTTGGGCGTTCAATTGCTCAACCACCAAAAAGCCGGATTAAGATGGAGCCGCTGTTTTACGGCATGACTTGCAAACAACTTGTCTGTGATTGGTCCCCAAATGTGGGGGTGTCGTGTCTTTTAGGAAGAAATGTTACTTATGCAAGCCGCCCTCCCATGCAACCCACCACCACAGCCCGACACAATGCTGGGGGACGCCCTGATGCTCTGATCAGCTTCTTAGCATGTGCATGTATGGAACATCCAGCCTGACAAATGTGGAGCCTGTTGGAATTTCTCCAGCCAGCGAGAAGGGGCGGCCCTCTGTTATTTTTAGAGCACCAGGATGGGCCCGGGGGACCCAGCTTGGCTTCCACGCAGAAAGATGAGCTAAGGTGGAAACCAGGGTTAGGTAATAATGGACGTAGTGTGGGTGGACGTAGTGTGGGTGGACGTAGTGTGGGTGGACGTAGTGTGGGTGGACGTACGCTCTAGCTGGGCTTCTTTCACTCTTACTTGCATGTTCTGTACGGGCAACTTCCTGTGTGCCTTTTTAAACAGGACCTCCACCCGTGCTAATGTTGGCTTACCCTGTTGCTGTGCCTTAGTCtggctgccctcagtctcctcttggataaaatgacTTTCCTGTTGAAGTCAACACAGGAGCTCCTCCTCCTGTCATTGTTCACGCTGATGCGTTCAATGCTGCGTGGATTTCTTTTCCACActtaaaaagcagcaaaaacttGTAATCATTACCATTGTCCTTTGTAACATTGTATATGGTTTAAACATAAGATCATCCCTGCAGAAACACAACTAGTATGTGATGGCGGTAGCTGGGGCCCCATGTCAACACAACCATGGACGGAATTGGCATCTGATCCACCAGCTTCCATGATGATGTTCTCCAACCATAGACGGAATTGGCATCTGATCCACCAGCTTCCATGATGATGTTCTCCAACCATAGACGGAATTGGCATCTGATCCACCAGCTTCCATGATGATGTTCTCCAACCATAGACGGAATTGGCATCTGATCCACCAGCTTCCATGATGATGTTCTACAACGCTGACGTGGTCCTACAGCCTTGCAGGAATCATCATGGCCGCAGTCATGGCCGCCACTGCGTTGCCGGTGTGCTGCTCCAGCAGGGTCATGCTTTGCGTCTTATCGCCCCCGCCGTGTGGGGGCCTTTTGTGAGGGCTTGCCCAGCTTAAGGAGCCTTTAATACCAGAGGACCTGCATGCTCATACACTCCATTCATGTGAAGAAGCTTCACTCCTCCACGCTAAAAAGGAAAAAGACATTTCAACGTTGTCAATGGTCCtagaagtgtaaaaagaagttaggcACTGTTACGGTCTTAGCTGGTGTGGTGCTGCTCTCCACATCTCCACGTCTTTGCAGGTCAAGCGCTTGTGGTGTTGAATAAGCAGTCTTAACGCTCACACGTGTCCAATATTAATCCACAGCCAATGGGAGCAtgaatgtgggaatgtgggaacATGGGAACGTGGCCCAGCCCTGAATGGGACTTAGGAGCAGGAATTGGATCAGGGTTCTTTGGTGCTACCAAAAATCCTTCATgtgcgctgctgctgctgctcattaAGGCTTGTTGAACATACGCTCCATTCACACGGTACACACCCCACCCAACCCCTCCCCAGCtgggaccggggggggggggggggtcaagtaGTGAAGTAATGTCGAAGCTGATTGGGTGACCATCATGTTTGGGCTGAAACCCAAATGGACGATGGaggaaatgtaaaatgttttgaaatgaagCCATTCATCCATGACCGGAGTGGATGGACAATAGATTAATCATGGATTAACTGCGGTGGTAACCTCATGGTCTGTCTGTCCACCAGGTCCCTTCACCGATGTCGTCACCACCAACCTCAAACTGAAGAACCCCTCGGAAAAAAGGGTATGTTTCAAAGTGAAGACCACGGCGCCCCGGAGGTACTGCGTACGGCCCAACAGCGGCATCGTGGAGGCGGGAGCTGCCATCAACATCTCTGGTACCACGCACAACGTCCTGTATTCCTTCAATGTTGGCTTCCTGTAGGTCTCAGTGATGCTGGAATGTACAACGTGCTAACGTTCCATCGTAGTTAAACTAAACAGCTGTCATGGATGGATGCTTAGTAGAGAtctgggggggggtggagacaCGGGCGGGCTCGTCTAGGTGGGAGGGGGTTTTCCGTCCGAGCGCCTCTTCTGTCCACAGTGGAGCACCCAGAGATGGAGGTGGTAGATCACATTTGGTGCTCAGCAGGACACGTATTCCGTATCTTCACCGGGACCTTCTGGTAACCTTCTGGTAACATGTCAATGTGCTAGCACGTAAACGACATGTCAATGTGCTAGCACGTAAACGACATGTCCATGTGCTAGCACGTAAACGACATGTCCATGTGCTAGCACGTAAACGACATGTCCATGTGCTAGCACGTAAACGACATGTCCATGTGCTAGCACGTAAACGACATGTCCATGTGCTAGCAGGTAAAGTTTGTCTTTGATCTTGTGTCCCCAGTGATGCTGCAGCCCTTTGACTATGACCCCAACGAGAAAAGTAAACACAAATTCATGGTGCAGACCATTTTCGCCCCATCCAACATGTCTGACATGGACTCATTGGTGAGGAACATCTTCCTTCATGTTGTGCCCTTCAAGCGTTAGCAGCATGCGTATGGaagctggtgtgtgtgtttgtgtgttggtccactagagggcagcaaaAGATCAGCTAGTCCGGTCTGGCCTTGCATTCCCAGCAAAGGAAGCAGGCTGTCACACTTCCTGCTACTTTAGCCTTTGTTTACCGAGAAACGTGATGGTAGAGGCTTCTCCACAGCTGCTACCACTTTGGAATGATGAACCATGAATAACATTCCCACCTTTGTTCTTCCAAGTGGAAAGATGCCAACCCCGATGACCTCATGGATTCTAAGCTGAGATGCGTCTTTGAGCTGCCTTCTGAAAACGATAAAATGGTAAGGAAGCCCGTTTTCGCCCGCCAAGCCCTTTCACGGTGTCCCAGGATCGAGACCTGGTGAAGTGTTGTCCTCCGTGGGCGTCATGCTGAGCGTCGGTCTCCCTCCCGCAGAACGACGTGGAGGCGAGCAAAGCCTCTCTTATGAGCAGCGCTGCCAGGCCCGAGCCGTCCGTAGCCGCCGCGCCCGCCCCCACAGCTGCGACCGCCTCCTCCACGGATGACATGGAGATGAAGAAGGTGATGGACAAGTGCAAGCGGCTGCAGGCGGAGATGAGCAAGTTGGCGGAGGAGAACCGGCAACTGAAGGTCAGATGCTCCACGCCAAGGTGGGTCAAGGTGGGAACGTCCGTGTGGGGCTTTCACCGCATTCCCTTTGCTTTCACAGGAAGACGGCACCCGGATGAGAAAGATGGCGCGCTCGGATCACATGACGGCCAGCTCGGCCGGCCCCGCCACCCTGCCCTCGCTTCTGGTGGTCATAGCGGCCATCTTCATGGGATTCTTCCTGGGGAAGTTCATCCTGTAGACTGGCGGCCGCTGCGTCTTCAACGGAAGCCTGGAAAGCAGCGAGAAGTCTTTGCGT includes the following:
- the vapal gene encoding VAMP (vesicle-associated membrane protein)-associated protein A, like, whose product is MSKLDQVLVLDPPSDLRFKGPFTDVVTTNLKLKNPSEKRVCFKVKTTAPRRYCVRPNSGIVEAGAAINISVMLQPFDYDPNEKSKHKFMVQTIFAPSNMSDMDSLWKDANPDDLMDSKLRCVFELPSENDKMNDVEASKASLMSSAARPEPSVAAAPAPTAATASSTDDMEMKKVMDKCKRLQAEMSKLAEENRQLKEDGTRMRKMARSDHMTASSAGPATLPSLLVVIAAIFMGFFLGKFIL